Proteins co-encoded in one Chrysemys picta bellii isolate R12L10 chromosome 13, ASM1138683v2, whole genome shotgun sequence genomic window:
- the ID1 gene encoding DNA-binding protein inhibitor ID-1 isoform X2, whose translation MKVASPAVASPGPSCALKRVRLGGGAGEAVRCLSEQSVSLSRAGGGSPRGLPLLEQAEQAAAAASLLYDMKGCYSRLQALVPTLPRHRRVSKVEILQHVIDYIWDLQLELQHPPARGQPLGGGPDGEPGGSAEAACVSASDSILCH comes from the exons ATGAAGGTCGCCAGCCCCGCCGTCGCCTCCCCCGGGCCCAGCTGCGCCCTGAAGCGGGTGCGGCTGGGCGGGGGCGCGGGCGAGGCCGTGCGCTGCCTCTCGGAGCAAAGCGTGTCGCTGTCGCGGGCCGGCGGCGGCTCCCCGCGGGGGCTGCCCCTCCTGGAGCAGGCGGAGCAGGCGGCCGCCGCCGCCTCGCTACTCTACGACATGAAGGGCTGCTACTCGCGGCTGCAGGCGCTGGTGCCCACCCTGCCCCGCCACCGCCGCGTCTCCAAGGTGGAGATCCTGCAGCACGTCATCGACTACATCTGGGACctgcagctggagctgcagcACCCGCCGGCCCGCGGCCAGCCCCTGGGGGGCGGCCCCGACGGGGAGCCCGGCGGCTCCGCGGAG GCTGCCTGCGTGAGTGCCAGCGACAGCATCCTCTGCCACTGA
- the ID1 gene encoding DNA-binding protein inhibitor ID-1 isoform X1, producing the protein MKVASPAVASPGPSCALKRVRLGGGAGEAVRCLSEQSVSLSRAGGGSPRGLPLLEQAEQAAAAASLLYDMKGCYSRLQALVPTLPRHRRVSKVEILQHVIDYIWDLQLELQHPPARGQPLGGGPDGEPGGSAEQAACVSASDSILCH; encoded by the exons ATGAAGGTCGCCAGCCCCGCCGTCGCCTCCCCCGGGCCCAGCTGCGCCCTGAAGCGGGTGCGGCTGGGCGGGGGCGCGGGCGAGGCCGTGCGCTGCCTCTCGGAGCAAAGCGTGTCGCTGTCGCGGGCCGGCGGCGGCTCCCCGCGGGGGCTGCCCCTCCTGGAGCAGGCGGAGCAGGCGGCCGCCGCCGCCTCGCTACTCTACGACATGAAGGGCTGCTACTCGCGGCTGCAGGCGCTGGTGCCCACCCTGCCCCGCCACCGCCGCGTCTCCAAGGTGGAGATCCTGCAGCACGTCATCGACTACATCTGGGACctgcagctggagctgcagcACCCGCCGGCCCGCGGCCAGCCCCTGGGGGGCGGCCCCGACGGGGAGCCCGGCGGCTCCGCGGAG CAGGCTGCCTGCGTGAGTGCCAGCGACAGCATCCTCTGCCACTGA